In the genome of Capra hircus breed San Clemente chromosome 17, ASM170441v1, whole genome shotgun sequence, one region contains:
- the FGA gene encoding fibrinogen alpha chain, whose amino-acid sequence MFSVRDLCLVLSLVGAIQTADDSDPVGGEFLAEGGGVRGPRLVEKQQSTCKETGWPFCADEDWGEKCPSGCRMKGLIDEVNQDFTSRINKLRDSLFNYQKNNKDSNTLTKNIVEILRGDFAKANNNDNTFNQVSEDLRSRIEILRRKVIEQAQHINLLQKNVKNQLVDMKRLEVDIDIKIRSCKGSCSRALEHKVDLEDYKNQQKQLEQVIAINLLPSRDTQYLSLIKMSAVTGPVPRELKSQLREAPPEWKALLEMQQMKMVLENFGGDGHARGDSVSHRTGLAPESPRKPGTGSIGNVNPGSYGPGSSGTWSPGHPEPGSAGAWNTGSPEPGSAGTWNTGRPEPGSAGTWNTGRPEPGSAGTWNTGRPEPGSAGTWNTGRPEPGSAGTWNTGSPEPGSVGIRNTGSSGSSSFRPDSSGHGGNIRPSSPDWGTFREEGSVSSGTKKEFHTGKLVSAKGEKELLIGNEKVTSGHATTTRRSCSKVITKTVTNAEGHTETTKEVVKSEDGSDCGDADFDWDHTFSTRGNLEDFFHRNSDGFFTHKLHEFDGKTRLESDVPDLREIGSSGSKTSAHSKQFLSSSTTISRGGSALESKNFKMADEAESIEDLGIKGAHATKTGHAKARPARDCYDVLQTHPSGAQSGIFSIKLPGSSKIFSVYCDQETGLGGWLLIQQRMDGSLNFNRTWQDYKRGFGSLNDKGEGEFWLGNEYLHLLTLRGSVLRVELEDWAGKGAYAEYHLRVGSEAEDYALEVSAYKGTAGDALIEGSVEEGTEYTSHTGMRFSTFDRDADKWEDNCAEVYGGGWWYNNCQAANLNGIYYPGGSYDPRDNSPYEIENGVVWVPFRGADYSLRAVRMKIRPLVTQ is encoded by the exons ATGTTTTCCGTGAGGGACCTCTGCCTGGTCCTGAGTTTGGTGGGTGCAATTCAG ACAGCAGATGATAGTGATCCTGTCGGTGGTGAATTTTTAGCTGAAGGAGGAGGGGTGCGTGGCCCAAGACTTGTGGAAAAACAGCAATCTACCTGCAAAGAGACAGGCTGGCCCTTCTGCGCTGATGAAGACTGG GGTGAAAAATGCCCTTCTGGCTGCAGGATGAAAGGGTTGATTGATGAAGTCAATCAAGATTTTACAAGCAGAATAAATAAACTAAGAGATTCACTATTTAATTATCAGAAGAACAATAAGGACTCTAATACATTGACCAAGAACATTGTGGAAATTTTGAGAGGGGATTTTGCCAAAGCTAACA ACAATGATAATACATTTAACCAAGTATCAGAAGATCTGAGAAGCAGAATTGAGATCCTAAGGCGCAAAGTCATAGAGCAAGCACAACATATCAACCTTCTGCAGAAAAATGTCAAGAATCAACTGGTAGATATGAAACGATTGGAG GTGGACATTGATATTAAGATCCGATCTTGCAAAGGGTCATGCAGTAGAGCTTTAGAACATAAGGTAGATCTGGAGGACTATAAAAATCAGCAGAAGCAACTTGAACAGGTTATTGCCATAAACTTACTTCCCTCTAGAGACACTCAATACTTATCACTGATAAAAATGAGTGCAGTTACAGGCCCTGTACCCAGAGAGTTAAAGAGCCAGCTTCGAGAGGCCCCTCCAGAATGGAAGGCACTGCTGGAAATGCAGCAGATGAAAATGGTGTTGGAAAATTTCGGTGGCGATGGACATGCCAGAGGAGACTCTGTATCTCACAGAACAGGATTAGCACCAGAAAGTCCCAGGAAGCCTGGAACCGGTAGTATTGGAAATGTGAACCCTGGGAGCTACGGACCTGGAAGTAGTGGCACTTGGAGCCCCGGCCACCCTGAGCCCGGAAGTGCTGGCGCCTGGAACACCGGCAGCCCCGAGCCCGGAAGTGCTGGCACCTGGAACACCGGCCGCCCCGAGCCCGGAAGTGCTGGCACCTGGAACACCGGCCGCCCCGAGCCCGGAAGTGCTGGCACCTGGAACACCGGCCGCCCCGAGCCCGGAAGTGCTGGCACCTGGAACACCGGCCGCCCCGAGCCCGGAAGTGCTGGCACCTGGAACACCGGCAGCCCCGAGCCCGGAAGTGTGGGCATTCGGAATACTGGAAGCTCTGGGTCTTCAAGTTTTAGGCCAGATAGCTCAGGTCATGGGGGGAACATTAGGCCTTCCAGTCCAGACTGGGGCACCTTTAGAGAGGAAGGAAGTGTAAGCTCAGGGACAAAGAAAGAGTTCCACACAGGTAAACTTGTCAGtgctaaaggagaaaaagagcttCTGATCGGTAATGAGAAGGTCACCTCTGGTCACGCAACTACCACTCGTCGTTCATGCTCTAAAGTCATTACGAAGACTGTCACAAATGCCGAAGGTCACACAGAAACGACCAAAGAAGTGGTCAAGTCTGAAGATGGTTCTGACTGTGGTGACGCAGACTTTGACTGGGACCATACTTTTTCTACGAGGGGTAACCTAGAGGATTTCTTTCATAGAAACAGTGATGGTTTCTTCACCCATAAGTTACACGAGTTTGACGGTAAGACACGCTTAGAATCCGATGTTCCAGACTTAAGGGAAATTGGCTCTTCGGGTAGTAAAACTTCAGCTCACAGCAAACAGTTTCTAAGCAGTAGCACAACTATCAGCAGAGGTGGCTCTGCGCTTGAAAGCAAGAACTTTAAAATGGCAGATGAGGCCGAAAGCATAGAGGATCTTGGCATTAAAGGAGCACATGCCACCAAGACAGGCCACGCTAAAGCTCGTCCTGCCAGAG actgttATGATGTCCTCCAAACACATCCTTCAGGTGCCCAAAGTGGCATTTTCAGTATCAAGCTACCAGGATCCAGtaaaattttttctgtttattgcGATCAAGAGACCGGTTTGGGAGGATGGCTTTTGATCCAGCAAAGAATGGATGGATCACTGAATTTTAACCGAACCTGGCAAGACTACAAGAGAGGTTTCGGCAGCCTAAATGACAAGGGAGAAGGAGAATTCTGGCTAGGCAATGAATACCTCCACTTACTAACCCTGAGGGGCTCCGTCCTTAGGGTTGAATTAGAAGACTGGGCTGGGAAAGGGGCTTATGCAGAATATCACTTGAGAGTAGGCTCTGAGGCAGAGGACTATGCCCTGGAGGTCTCCGCTTACAAGGGCACAGCAGGTGATGCGCTGATTGAGGGCTCTGTGGAGGAGGGGACAGAGTACACTTCCCACACTGGCATGCGGTTCAGCACCTTCGACAGGGATGCAGACAAGTGGGAAGACAACTGCGCTGAAGTctatgggggaggctggtggtaCAACAACTGCCAGGCAGCCAATCTCAATGGCATCTACTATCCTGGCGGCTCCTATGA